TCGGCGCGGCGCAGGTCAAAGCCGCGCGTGCCCAGATGCATATAGAGCTGCTGCTGCAGCTGGGCCAGCGAATCGATCGCGCTACCGCGCGGCAGCTCCGGCACCTCCAGCGCCGGGCCGCCGGCGCGCTGCGGCAGCAGGCCAGCCACCGCACGGCGCAGCGCGCGGTCGTCGAAGGGCTTGGGCAGCACGAAGCGCGCGCCGCGGCGGCGCGCCTCGTGCAGGCGCTCGGCGCGGGTCTCGGTGGTGACGATGCCGACCGGCAGGTCCGCATGGCCGCCGCGGCGCAGCGCCTGCAGCAGCTGCAGCCCGCCGACATTGGGCATATGCCAGTCCGACAGCACCAGATCGGGCCGCTCGGCCGCCACCCGGTCCAGCGCGGCGGCGCCGTCGTCGGCGGTGTCGATCTGCAGCGGCGGCAGCGGGTTGTCGTCGTCGTCCACGCCGCCCTCCAGCGCGCGCCGGATGATGGCCTGGATGGCCCGGCTGTCGTCGACGATCAGCACGCGAGGGGGCCGCGGCAGGCGCTCCTCCTGCGGCATCGGACTGCTGAGCATGGCTGGTGTGTTCCCTCGTTGGCCTTCCCGGGGCCGTTGTGGTGGCGTCTTGTGCGCCTGTCGCCCGAAGGGTCGACTTGGGTCGGGAGTGTGCGACCAAGCGTAACGCGGCGGCTCGGGATAAGCCCGCATCCGCAGGGCCTGCGTTGCCCGGGCGTGAATTAGTGAACACCGAAACAAGCGGCGCGTGTCGGGTCGGCACAATCGGACGCATGGACAAAGTCGATGTGGTGGTGGTCGGTGCCGGCGTGGTCGGGCTGGCGGTGGGGCGGGCGCTGGCCCGCAGCGGGCGCGAGACCCTGGTGCTGGAGCGCGAGACGGCGATCGGGCAGGGCGTCAGCTCGCGCAACAGCGAGGTGATCCACGCGGGCCTGTACTACCCCGAGGGCTCGCTGAAGGCGCGCCTGTGCGTGGCCGGGAAGCACCGGCTCTACGAGTTCTGCGCCAGCCATGGCGTCGCGCACCGCCGTTGCGGCAAGCTGGTGGTGGCCACCGACGCGGCGCAGCTGGCGGGCCTGCGGGCGCTGGCCGCGAAGGGGCAGCAGAACGGCGTCGACGACCTGCGCTGGCTGGACGGCGCCGAGGCGCGCGCGCTGGAGCCGGCGCTGCGCTGCGAGGCCGCGCTGCTCTCGCCCTCGACCGGCATCGTCGACAGCCACGGCCTGATGCTGGCGCTGCAGGGCGATATGGAGACCGCCGGCGGCATGCTGGGCCTAGGCTCCGAGGTGCTGGGCCTGCGCGCCACGCCCGAGGGCCAGGTCTTGCGCGTGCGCGCCGACGGCGCCGAGATGGAGCTGCTGGCCGATCTGGTGATCAACGCCGCGGGCCTGTGGGCCCCCTGGCTGGCGGCATGCAGCGAGGGCCTGGACGCGGTCCATGTGCCGGCGGCGCATTACTGCAAGGGCAGCTATTTTTCGCTGGCCGGGCGCGCACCCTTTGGCCGCCTGATCTACCCCTTGCCGCAGGAAGCCTCGCTGGGCGTGCACCTGACCCTGGACCTGGGCGGCCAGGCCCGCTTCGGCCCCGATGCGCAATGGCTGGAGGGCGTGGCCGATCCGGATGGGCTGGACTATGTCGTCGACCCGGCGCGCGCCGAGGGCTTTTATGCCGATGTGCGCCGCTACTGGCCCTTGCTGCCGGACGGCGCGCTGCAGCCGGCCTACAGCGGCGTGCGCCCGAAGATCCATGGCCCCGGCGAGCCGGCCCCGGACTTCCGCATCGACGGCCCGGCCCAGCATGGCGTGCCGGGCCTGGTCAACCTGCTGGGCATCGAGTCGCCGGGGCTGACCAGCTGCCTGGCGATCGCGGACGAGGTGCTGGCGCGCCTCGCCTGAGTTAAGTTCGCGCGCGGCCGCCGCGCTACATTCGGCACCCAACAGAACCATTCGAAGGGGAGGGGCCGATGCGTCGTCGAGCCCAGATGAAGGTTGCCGCCTTGCTGCTGCTGGCCTTGGCGGCGGCCGCCTGCAGCGAGTTCGGCGGCGGCACCGGACCGATCAGCCGCAAGATCGGCGAGGTCGTGCGCGATCCGGCCGCCCAGGAGCTGGATCTCGCCCGGCTGACCAGCTTCGGCTGGGACCGCTTTTATTTCTTCCCGGCCGAGACCAGTCGCGAGCAGATCTGCGCCTTCATCGGCGCGGGCCGCAAGCATTGCGGCCGCATCATCCGCTACCCGGTCGTGCCCGCCGGCTCGGTCGCCCTGCTGTTCGGCCTGGACGGGCAGCTGACCCATGCCGAGCTGCATGCGCTGGAGAACGGCCGCTTCGATCTGCAGCTGAGCCCCGAGGGCCATCCCCGCAGCGCCTCGGTCTTCAAGATCCGGCGCATTCCCTCCAGCAGCGGGCGGGATACCGTCTGGCTGGGGCCGCGATAGGACCTGGCGTCGCGGTGGTCCGGTGAGTCATTTCACCGACTTCGTCTTGAAGCGGTGTCGGCGTTGAATGCTGGAGTGACGAAAGCACGCCAGAAGAAAAAACGCACCGCCTGCGGCAACAGCTGCCGCGGGCGGTGCGAGTGCGCTAGCTAACTAGTCGACGGGCTTTTTACTTCAACCCGTTGCTGATCGCCTTGATCAGCGTGCCCTGAGCGTCGTCACCGTCGAACTCCCAGAAGAAGGCGCCGCCCAGACCCTTGGTCTTGACGTAGTTCATCTTCTCGGTGATCTGCACCGGCGTGTCGAAGCTCCAGAAGGTGGTGCCGTTGTAGATCCACTGGGCGCGGCTTTGCGGATCGACGAAGCTGGGCCAGTTCAGGGCCTTCAGCACCTTGTAGTTCTCGTTGCCCTTCTCCCAGGTGGCCGGTGCGGGCACGCCGCTCTGGTACAGGCCGTTGCCGACATTGGGCACATTGGTCCAGCCGCGGCCGTAGAAGCCGATGCCCAGGTTGAGCTTGGTGGCCGGCACGCCCTTGTTCAGATAGGCCTTCAGCGCATCGTCGGTGTTGTAGAGCCGCACGTCGCCGGCCGCGGGGTCGGCGCTGCTCGGGTACAGCGGCGAGTGGAAGCCGGTGATCGGGTCCCAGCCGCCGTGGAAGTCGTAGGTCATCACGTTGATGAAATTCAGATAGGGGTGAGCCTTATCCGGATCCCAGGCGCGAATCTTGTCGACCCCGGCGGGGGCGGCCATCGTCAGCAGCAGGCCCGCGCGGTGGGCGTCGAGCTGCTTGCGGAACTCGGCCAGCAGGCCGGTGAAGTTCTCGCGGTCCTCGGGCTTGCCGCAGCCCAGGCCGCAGGCGTTGGGGTATTCCCAGTCGAGGTCGATGCCGTCGAACACGCCGGCCAGCGCGGCCGGTCCGCCGGCGTCCTCGACGCGCGGCAGATCGCCCTTGATGTAGGCGTCGATGCAGCTCTTGACGAAGGCGACCCGGTTCTCCGGCTTGGCCGCCTCGGAGAAGCCGCGCGAGTAGGTCCAGCCGCCCAGCGAGATCAGCACCTTGAGCTTCGGATACTTGGCCTTCAGCTTCTTCAGCTGGTTCCAGTTGCCGCGCAGCGGCTGGTTCCAGGTGTCGCCGATACCGTCCACGCTCTGCGCGGCGCTGAAGCTCTTGGTGTAGTCGGCGAAGGCATCGCCGCCCGCGCCAGTGCTCTCGTTGACCGCCTGGGTCACACCGACCTCGCAGCGGTTGTTGCGCACATTGCCGAAGGCGTAGTTGATGTGCGTCAGCAGCGGGGCGGAGCCGCTGGTCTCGATGTTCTTGACCAGATAGTTGCGGCCGTAGATGCCCCATTGGGCGAAGTAGCCCAGCACGGTCTTGTCGGTGGCACCGGTGGTCGTGACCGAGATCGGGGCCGAGGGCTGGGAGGCGCCGGCCTGGCTGACGGCAACGACGCTGAAGTTGTAGGTGGTGTTGGGTGCCAGGCCGCCGATACTGGCCTGCGTCAGTGCGGTCTGGGTGGCCTGCGTGGCGCCCTGCAGCACGCGGTATTGCACCGTGCAGTTGGGGCCGGCGGTCACCGCGTTCCAGCTCAGGTTGACGTTGTCGCCACCCTGCGAGGGCGAGTTCAGACCGCCGGGCGTGGCCGGGATGCTGGTGCAGGGGGCCGGCGTCGTGACCAGCAGCGAGGCGCTGAGGGCCGAGGCATTGGAGGCCTTGTCCTTGGCGCGCACCTGATAGCTGTAGTTGGTGCCGGCGGTCAGGCCGGTGTCGGTATGGCTGTTGCCGGCGGGCGAGGCGATCAGGGTGCCGCCGCGCAGCAGCTCATAGCCGGCCAGGCCGCTGCCGCCGACGTTGTCGGTGGAGGCGCTCCAGCTCAGGGTTACGCTGTTGCTGCTGAGGTTGCTGGCGGTGGGCGTGCCGGGCACGCTGGGCGCTGTGATGTCCGGACCGACGGGGTCGCAGGTGCCCAGCGGCTTCCAGACGGCCCAGGGGCCGGAGTTGGTGGCCGGCGAGTTGTTCTGGGTCCACCAGTTGGCCTGGTAGGCGGCGTTGTTCTGCTGGGCCTTCTGGCCGGCGGTGTAGGTGGCGCTCGGGCTCCATTCCGGCACGCCGGTGCAGTCATAGGCCTGGGCCGCGCTGCCGGCCAGCAGGCCGGCGGCCAGCGCCGTCCAGCGCAGGGCGCGGCGGGTTTGTGCGGGTTTCTTCAGTTTCATGCTGAGATTTCCTCTGCGTTTGATGGATCTGTGGATCGATCGTGGGGTGGGGTGAAGGATCAGCGCTTGATGCTGCGTTGCTGGGCCGTGGTGGCCGCTGCCTTGGCGGCGGCCGGGGCGACGACGGCGGGCACCGTGCCGCGGCGTGCTTCCTGCACCAGCGTGTAGCTCTTGCCGCCGAAGGTGACGACCCAGTTGCTGGGCATCGGCATCGGCAGGTAGTAGTTCAGCGTGATGCTGACGCTGGCGCCGGGGGCCAGGCTTTGCCAGCCGGGCAGCTTGAAGGTGGCGCGGTGGAAGTCCTTCAGCAGGCCGCCGATGTTGTGGCCGGAGGCGTTGGCGCCGCTCTGCGTCACCGTCAGGCCGAAGCCGCTCTGGTCCGTCAGGGTGGCGGGGATCGCGGTGGGCACGTCGAAGCTGAACTCGGTGCCGCCGGGGAGGGTCTGGCCGGTGTTGTTGGTGACGGTCAGGCTCGGGTTGATCGGGTAGTTGGCGTCGCCCAGCTTGAAGCCGGACAGCTTGACCCCGATGTCCAGCGCCTCGGCCGGCAGGGTCGCCGGGCTCAGGCGGTTGCCGTAGGGGGCGGCGGTCTTCAGCTTGTTGTACAGGGTCTGGGTCAGGGTGTTGCCCATGAAGTACTCGCCGCGTGCCGCATCCCAGCCGTAGTCACCGGCCAGCTCCCAGAACATCACGCCGCCGATGCCGCGGTCCGCCACGTACTGGGCCTTGATGCCGACCGACTGCTCGTCCTCGGTGGACAGGAACACCTTCTTCTGCGCGTTCCACAGCCAGGGCGCGACCAGGGTGGCGTCGTAGTTGCGGACATAGGTGCCGACCAGCTGGTCGATCGGGTTGGTCGCCGGGTTCAGGCCATAGGCGGCCAGGTAGCTGCCGGGGCGGCCCTGGGCCAGGTTCATCGCATGCCACATCGGGTTGGAGCCGGCGGGCACCTCGCGGTTGCCGACGTCCAGGTCATGCCAGAGGTTGTCGATGCCCACGGCGCCGGCGCCGCACTTCTGCACCGTGCCGCCGCCGGTTCCGGGCGGGCACTTGGTCTGGTCGGCCTGGGCCGCCTGACCCCACAGGCCGTTGGTGCCGCCGGTCACATCCTTCCAGCCGCGGGTGTAGAAGGGCAGGCCGATGTTGATGCGGCCGGCCGGCAGCGCGCCGCGGAAGTAGTGGTAGGCCCAGTCGGTGTTCAGGTAGCCGATGCGGCCGTACTGGGCGCTGCCGTAGTAGTTCCAGGCGATCAGCTCGTTGTCGCGGCCATCGTCATAGAGCGCCGCGTTGGGCCCGACGAACTGGTTCCAGGCGCCGTGCAGGTCGTAGCTCATGATGTTGACGTAGTCCAGGTACTGGGTCA
This genomic stretch from Roseateles sp. DAIF2 harbors:
- a CDS encoding NAD(P)/FAD-dependent oxidoreductase — its product is MDKVDVVVVGAGVVGLAVGRALARSGRETLVLERETAIGQGVSSRNSEVIHAGLYYPEGSLKARLCVAGKHRLYEFCASHGVAHRRCGKLVVATDAAQLAGLRALAAKGQQNGVDDLRWLDGAEARALEPALRCEAALLSPSTGIVDSHGLMLALQGDMETAGGMLGLGSEVLGLRATPEGQVLRVRADGAEMELLADLVINAAGLWAPWLAACSEGLDAVHVPAAHYCKGSYFSLAGRAPFGRLIYPLPQEASLGVHLTLDLGGQARFGPDAQWLEGVADPDGLDYVVDPARAEGFYADVRRYWPLLPDGALQPAYSGVRPKIHGPGEPAPDFRIDGPAQHGVPGLVNLLGIESPGLTSCLAIADEVLARLA
- a CDS encoding response regulator, which translates into the protein MLSSPMPQEERLPRPPRVLIVDDSRAIQAIIRRALEGGVDDDDNPLPPLQIDTADDGAAALDRVAAERPDLVLSDWHMPNVGGLQLLQALRRGGHADLPVGIVTTETRAERLHEARRRGARFVLPKPFDDRALRRAVAGLLPQRAGGPALEVPELPRGSAIDSLAQLQQQLYMHLGTRGFDLRRAEQDAGLAERPTQLVALYGSAGRNGPYAIGLLDASACWLVGGIAAGASSAEIQAGMAAGLEPGPRLVDQAGRFMRACAAQLRKRSASDVPALSAVRLARQRFERLPELMARNSGRSEFSLRLPGLGQGRLAFLLV
- a CDS encoding glycosyl hydrolase family 18 protein, with translation MKLKKPAQTRRALRWTALAAGLLAGSAAQAYDCTGVPEWSPSATYTAGQKAQQNNAAYQANWWTQNNSPATNSGPWAVWKPLGTCDPVGPDITAPSVPGTPTASNLSSNSVTLSWSASTDNVGGSGLAGYELLRGGTLIASPAGNSHTDTGLTAGTNYSYQVRAKDKASNASALSASLLVTTPAPCTSIPATPGGLNSPSQGGDNVNLSWNAVTAGPNCTVQYRVLQGATQATQTALTQASIGGLAPNTTYNFSVVAVSQAGASQPSAPISVTTTGATDKTVLGYFAQWGIYGRNYLVKNIETSGSAPLLTHINYAFGNVRNNRCEVGVTQAVNESTGAGGDAFADYTKSFSAAQSVDGIGDTWNQPLRGNWNQLKKLKAKYPKLKVLISLGGWTYSRGFSEAAKPENRVAFVKSCIDAYIKGDLPRVEDAGGPAALAGVFDGIDLDWEYPNACGLGCGKPEDRENFTGLLAEFRKQLDAHRAGLLLTMAAPAGVDKIRAWDPDKAHPYLNFINVMTYDFHGGWDPITGFHSPLYPSSADPAAGDVRLYNTDDALKAYLNKGVPATKLNLGIGFYGRGWTNVPNVGNGLYQSGVPAPATWEKGNENYKVLKALNWPSFVDPQSRAQWIYNGTTFWSFDTPVQITEKMNYVKTKGLGGAFFWEFDGDDAQGTLIKAISNGLK